The following nucleotide sequence is from Flavimarina sp. Hel_I_48.
ACCATCAATCACATTTTCAAAAGCATTTCGCCGAAAACCTTTTACACTGTACCGGCCATCTTCGGTAAGCAAATATTCAAGACTTACATTACCTATGACTGGGCTTGGGCCATCGCTTGCGGCAGGACTTCCTTCAATATCCACTTCGCTTCCCACGCTAACAATTAGCCGGTCATCAAGAAGTTTTTTCTGTGCGGCAATATCCAGTGTCGTACGGTCCTGTTGCCCTTCGCCCTGATAATCTGTATAGCTGTCAAGACCAAAGTTGAGCTCAACGCCACTATTGCCCAGCAATTTGTCTGAAAAAGTATTCAGCTGATCAGAAATAGCGTCATTAAGATTGTCCCGAGCTATACTTGCAGTACCTCCACTGGAGCCATCGCTACCAGAATCTGGGAAGAATTTATTGAGTACCAGTAATGAGAAAACCTGCTTATTGAGCTCATTTTCCTGCTGGTTAAGTTGTTGCACACGCCCATAAACCTGCCCTCCTACTGCACCTTGCTCATCCTTGGGCATATCCAAATTAAAGCTTATCACAGGATGCATGAGCTCCCCATCTATATTAAGATATACCTGAAAATTCAATTGTTGTTTAAACCTATTACCATTACCACTGCTCGGCATAAGTCCAGTAGCAGCTGTTTCAAGATTGTAATAAGCGCTTACATTTAAGGCAGCATTAAAAGGATCTCCAGACCAGACTGCCTGTCCACCGGGTGCAAGTTCAAAACGTCTCTTTACCAGGTTGTACAAACTCAACTCATAATGGCCAGTATCAATCTCATACATTCCAGTAAGGCTCATCCTACCATTTGGGTTCATGGTAAAATCCAGATCTGCATCCCCCTGAACCCTTAAGTTATCACCAGTCTGCTCATCAACTATAATATTAAAAATTGCTGCTTTATTTACTTTTATGCGCGCCGTTACATCAACCCCGGTAAGCGTATACGATTCTTCCTCAGACTGGGTAAGTATGGCATCCGGATTTTCCTTGTTCACAAATACCACAACGCCTTCCATAGATTCTATTTGGGCCTGCGATGCAGGAAGTACGTAAGTGAAATCAGTGTTTTCGCCAACCGTAAAATCAAGGTCGACTTTAGGTAAATTTAAATCCCCGGTGAGACTGGCATCTGCATCAAAACTAAAATCCCCATAAAAAAGGTCAAAATCCTCTTTTGTGGAATAAAGTACCTGAAAATTGCGAGCTTTGAAATTAAGATCAAATGTAGGTACCAGCAGATCTTCTGTTCCTACGCTGCCGTCAACTGAAAACGCATTTTGCTTGGCGTCCTGAATTTTAAAATCTTTAAAATAAATACCCGCGTTGTCCAGTTTGATCTCTTCCTGCGCGAGCAAGAATTCACTATTTAGTTTAGAAACTTTAAAACCTGCATTATTGAATGTTATGTCACCTTCGTAAAGAGGTTCTATTGTGGTTCCACCTACTTTTATATTTCCGGAGAGACTTCCATCAGCTTCCTCCAGTTCTCCAAAGGAAAAGGCTTCAAGCGTTTTCATTTTCACTTCGTTGAGGGCCAAATTTAAATCTAGTTTTGCCGCTTCTGGGTCTGCAATATACGAGCCTGTTAAGTCCAGATCTGCCGCGCCACCCTTTATACCAAGGTCAAAATTGTAGTCCCTGCCATTTTCTGAATTGGCCTGAAGTGCAAGTGTACCCATGGCTACATCAATAACTTTGAAGTCCGTTATCTTTAGATCTGCCACCAGCCCTGGACTATTTACTGGATCTTCAATAATAAACGTACCATTGAGCGCTCCGTTCGCTAGATTTTCATCTGGATTGAGATAGCTCAAAAAAGTAGCCAATCTAAAGTTCTGAAAGTCTATACCTATGTGGTCTGTTTGTATGCCCGGCATCGTATTGCTTATCTGCAATTGCTGATCGTTTCGGCTAAGTACAAAATTTTCAAAACGCGTTAAGTTTTCGTCAAGACTGATTTTGTTGCTGGGATCAATTTCCCACGGATTTTTGTTCAGCAACAATTCAGAAGGATCAATACTGATTTGCAAGACTTCGTTTTCCCAGGTGAGCCTGGAGAGCATGTGGATCAGTTTTTCCTCATCATCATAGGAAGTGAAATCTAGATTGAGCTGCTTATCAGCGATCCTTCCTTTCAATACTGTCCTATTAATGTTAACAGGTCCAGCCAGTAATTCCCGCAAACCAAAATCAAAGCTTAGCGCGTCAGCATCAGAATCTATGTCAAAAGCTAAACTGTCTATCACATTACCTCCATAATTAATGTGTGGGGCATTGATTGAGGCGCTAAGTTTACGGTTGCGCTCATCAAAGTCTGCCCGTATTTTAACCGTATCCAATTCTTGAAGACCGTTTACCAGAACGTCTGTAAGTACCGGTGCCTGGCTTACGGTCCCTCTCAATTTAATTTTTACGGGATTTGTAAGTGTATCCGTTCGTGGTGAATCTGTAAGATAGGTTATGATATGACGCTGCACTGCGCTGGTAAAAGTAGCAGGATCTGTATTTGATTCTAAATGAAGGTCCAGCATACGATTTGCGATATCTACGGAAGTAGTATCTGGCTTCACAAAAGCTTTGATATCCATATCCCCAAAAAGGTAGGATTTGTTGTCATAAACCGCCACCGCTTCTGTAATCTGTGAATTCACAGCATAATTTTCGGCATCGCCTTCAAAGTTGGCGGTAAGCTTAAGGGCGCTTTTCACACTTCTGGAGGAGAGACTCAGCGCTTGTAAATCTGCGCCTATTACATCCAGATCAATTTTAGCCTGTACGCTTGCGGTATCAAGGATAACGTGGGTTTTAAGGTCTGCATTCAGATTATCATCCTTATAGCTTGAAGCAATATCGCCCTCGCCATTCTTAAGGTTTCCCTTTATCTGTAGGTCTTTTATTGCATAATTGTTCAGTTCTAGAGTCTCAACCACTGCGTTCAGCTGAGCGTCTAACGTGCTAAGATCACTACCACTCCCCTGCGCATCCACTCTTAATGTCAATGCTCCCATCTGGTCATTTTTGAGAATCTGGCCCAGCTGTAGTGAATCTACATTTACTTTCCCGTCAAATGCCAATGCATCGCCAATGGCGGCCTTAACATCCATAGCAATAGTTCCAGAACTGGTGTTCAGGTTTGCCTGCGCGTCCACCTGCTCTGTCGTCCCGGCAACGTCAGCATTTAAAGCAATATCCTGCGGAATGGAAATCCCTAAAGAATCCTCGTTTACGAAGCGTAAAAGGTCCTTTTTTGCCATTTTTACCCGAATTTTAGGAAAATCGTACCGCAATTTATCGGGATCTGTTGCGCTATAAACCACACCATTCGCGTTTATTGAAGTTCCATTGCCCCAGTTGAGCTCAAATTTCGGAATTTGAAGTTCAGAAAGTTTTCCGGAAGCTCGCACCTCACCGGTAACCGGCTGTTTTGCAAGAGCTTTTAAATAAGGGTTTTTGCGCAGTTCTGGCTGAAAATCAAAAGCAGTAGCCACATCCAGGCTTAGTTTGTTTATGTCAAGCTGAAGCGCTCCGCTTTCCGGGTTTTCGATAAATTGGCCTAATGTTTCATAGTGCAAAGCCACTTTTCCATCTAACGTATTCTGGCCTAAACTTAAATAAAGGTCCTCAATAGTTATTTGCTCATCGGTTGCGCGAGCATCAAATGCAAGCTGATCCAGCTTTATCCCAGACGCTTCGGAAAAAGTAAATTGCTCCAATTTTAAGGAAGCCTTCTGCTCCGCATAAGAGATATCCTGCGCCTGCAATGTAAAACCAGTTACCTGAATGGCGTCTGGATTAAATTTTTGTGGCGTAGCTACCGCATCGTTTACCGTATAGCTGATCATGTTGTTTTCAAAATCAATAGAACCAACTTTTATATCAAAATCTGGCCAAACAAAAGACGTTTTTACGTCATTTTCGGTAGATTTTGAGGTGGAATCGGCAGATTTTACGGTACGTTCAATGTTGAATTGCGATTTTTTAAGCGCCAGACCGTCTACTTCAATTTTATTTTCGGCAAGATTAGCAGCAGGAAGTTCCAGTTGGAATTCATTAATAAAAAGATCAGCGAGCAATCCATCAGGAACGGATTCATAATTTGCCCCCACGTTATTCAACTCCAGAAGTTCAACCGAAATACTGGGCAAAGGTGCGTCTGTGGGCGGTGTTTCCGGCAAGGGTTTCGCTAAAGTGTATGCAGCTGTGGTGTTTTCGAGTCGGGCACT
It contains:
- a CDS encoding translocation/assembly module TamB; translated protein: MKNKKQRFLKIAKILGKILGVIFLLILLLILFIRSPWGQDIITNKVVSYVSDKTNTEVQIEKLYITFSGDILLNGLYLEDTKGDTLVYSRHLEADIPIWPIVSGGGIGVDNLKWEGVRAHVYRKDSVKGFNYKFLIDAFAAQDTITTTRADTSSMALSLGTFALADIQLDYNDAVSGMKADLKLGRLDLEMEETDLENMRFAVGSARLENTTAAYTLAKPLPETPPTDAPLPSISVELLELNNVGANYESVPDGLLADLFINEFQLELPAANLAENKIEVDGLALKKSQFNIERTVKSADSTSKSTENDVKTSFVWPDFDIKVGSIDFENNMISYTVNDAVATPQKFNPDAIQVTGFTLQAQDISYAEQKASLKLEQFTFSEASGIKLDQLAFDARATDEQITIEDLYLSLGQNTLDGKVALHYETLGQFIENPESGALQLDINKLSLDVATAFDFQPELRKNPYLKALAKQPVTGEVRASGKLSELQIPKFELNWGNGTSINANGVVYSATDPDKLRYDFPKIRVKMAKKDLLRFVNEDSLGISIPQDIALNADVAGTTEQVDAQANLNTSSGTIAMDVKAAIGDALAFDGKVNVDSLQLGQILKNDQMGALTLRVDAQGSGSDLSTLDAQLNAVVETLELNNYAIKDLQIKGNLKNGEGDIASSYKDDNLNADLKTHVILDTASVQAKIDLDVIGADLQALSLSSRSVKSALKLTANFEGDAENYAVNSQITEAVAVYDNKSYLFGDMDIKAFVKPDTTSVDIANRMLDLHLESNTDPATFTSAVQRHIITYLTDSPRTDTLTNPVKIKLRGTVSQAPVLTDVLVNGLQELDTVKIRADFDERNRKLSASINAPHINYGGNVIDSLAFDIDSDADALSFDFGLRELLAGPVNINRTVLKGRIADKQLNLDFTSYDDEEKLIHMLSRLTWENEVLQISIDPSELLLNKNPWEIDPSNKISLDENLTRFENFVLSRNDQQLQISNTMPGIQTDHIGIDFQNFRLATFLSYLNPDENLANGALNGTFIIEDPVNSPGLVADLKITDFKVIDVAMGTLALQANSENGRDYNFDLGIKGGAADLDLTGSYIADPEAAKLDLNLALNEVKMKTLEAFSFGELEEADGSLSGNIKVGGTTIEPLYEGDITFNNAGFKVSKLNSEFLLAQEEIKLDNAGIYFKDFKIQDAKQNAFSVDGSVGTEDLLVPTFDLNFKARNFQVLYSTKEDFDLFYGDFSFDADASLTGDLNLPKVDLDFTVGENTDFTYVLPASQAQIESMEGVVVFVNKENPDAILTQSEEESYTLTGVDVTARIKVNKAAIFNIIVDEQTGDNLRVQGDADLDFTMNPNGRMSLTGMYEIDTGHYELSLYNLVKRRFELAPGGQAVWSGDPFNAALNVSAYYNLETAATGLMPSSGNGNRFKQQLNFQVYLNIDGELMHPVISFNLDMPKDEQGAVGGQVYGRVQQLNQQENELNKQVFSLLVLNKFFPDSGSDGSSGGTASIARDNLNDAISDQLNTFSDKLLGNSGVELNFGLDSYTDYQGEGQQDRTTLDIAAQKKLLDDRLIVSVGSEVDIEGSPAASDGPSPVIGNVSLEYLLTEDGRYSVKGFRRNAFENVIDGQLIISGISLIFTREFDKFDDFWQGLFRPNQDQKENMEEKPKDEN